One Helianthus annuus cultivar XRQ/B chromosome 12, HanXRQr2.0-SUNRISE, whole genome shotgun sequence genomic region harbors:
- the LOC110894923 gene encoding ubiquitin-conjugating enzyme E2 7, protein MASPSQASLLLQKQLKDLCKNPVDGFSAGLVDESNLFEWSVTIIGPPDTLYDGGFFNAIMTFPPNYPNSPPTVRFTSEVWHPNVYPDGKVCISILHPPGDDPNGYELASERWTPVHTVESIVLSIISMLSSPNDESPANVEAAKEWRDRREEFKKKVGRCVRKSQEVM, encoded by the exons ATGGCATCTCCATCTCAAGCAAGTCTCCTTCTTCAGAAACAACTCAAAG ATCTCTGTAAAAACCCTGTTGATGGCTTCTCTGCTGGTCTTGTTGATGAAAGCAACCTGTTTGAATGGAGTGTCACTATTATTGGACCGCCTGATACATTATA TGATGGAGGATTTTTCAATGCTATAATGACCTTCCCGCCGAATTATCCAAATAGTCCTCCAACAGTTAGATTTACCTCGGAGGTTTGGCATCCGAACG TTTACCCTGACGGCAAGGTCTGTATTTCGATTCTCCATCCCCCTGGTGATGATCCTAACGGCTATGAGCTTGCAAGTGAGCGGTGGACACCAGTTCATACG GTAGAGAGCATAGTCTTGAGTATTATATCGATGCTTTCTAGCCCTAACGACGAATCACCTGCTAATGTGGAAGCCGCG AAAGAATGGAGAGATAGAAGGGAGGAATTCAAGAAGAAAGTTGGTCGATGTGTGAGAAAATCGCAAGAAGTTATGTGA